One part of the Vibrio ponticus genome encodes these proteins:
- a CDS encoding efflux RND transporter periplasmic adaptor subunit, whose translation MNNRKLYNRGWVSSLAISSISLFLVGCNQANSEETNVVIKPVKLFEVPDFASNKADWFIAEIDATERAALSFQVSGEIRRVLVKMGQQVEKGQILAELDPTDYQLAVDARSAEYELAKTAYDRASALYEKQLISTDTYDQHESQFKVSKAALEQAKTDLAYTKIKAPFEGVISLSHVKEHQVIAASQPVVNLINNDVMDVVFSLPVSYVDRYGLAHISDAKLSVAMDINKAFSIPAKFKEISTRPDSEINSYRARVTIERPEFMNLFSGMTGHVQLPNNQSHQGVTLVETAWISKENGQGELFKFIPETQLIESVQVSLNDQGEVISGIESGDFIVETGVSQLTEGQQVKAWVKEAGI comes from the coding sequence AGAGGTTGGGTGAGTTCACTTGCGATCAGTAGCATCAGTTTGTTCCTTGTTGGATGTAATCAAGCCAATTCGGAAGAGACGAATGTGGTAATAAAACCGGTAAAACTTTTTGAGGTACCCGATTTCGCATCTAACAAAGCCGATTGGTTTATCGCCGAAATTGATGCCACAGAGCGTGCCGCTTTGTCGTTTCAAGTGTCTGGTGAAATTAGGCGAGTTTTAGTCAAAATGGGGCAACAAGTAGAGAAAGGTCAAATCCTGGCGGAACTCGATCCTACGGATTACCAACTTGCAGTCGATGCCAGAAGTGCAGAGTATGAATTAGCGAAAACAGCCTATGATCGCGCGAGTGCGCTTTATGAAAAGCAGTTGATCAGTACCGATACCTACGACCAACACGAGAGTCAATTTAAAGTATCAAAGGCGGCGTTAGAACAAGCAAAAACGGATTTGGCTTACACAAAGATTAAAGCACCTTTTGAAGGCGTTATTTCACTTTCTCATGTCAAAGAACACCAAGTGATTGCGGCTAGTCAACCGGTTGTTAATTTAATCAACAACGATGTGATGGACGTGGTATTTAGCCTTCCAGTGAGTTACGTCGATAGATATGGCTTAGCGCATATCTCAGACGCAAAACTCTCGGTAGCAATGGATATCAATAAAGCGTTCTCAATCCCCGCTAAGTTTAAAGAGATTTCGACCCGACCAGATAGTGAAATCAACAGTTACCGCGCTCGAGTAACGATTGAGCGACCTGAGTTTATGAACTTATTTTCCGGTATGACAGGTCATGTCCAGTTACCAAATAATCAATCTCATCAAGGAGTTACTTTGGTAGAGACCGCCTGGATATCTAAAGAGAATGGTCAAGGAGAGCTTTTCAAGTTTATTCCTGAGACACAATTGATTGAAAGTGTTCAAGTGTCGCTTAATGACCAAGGTGAGGTGATCAGTGGTATCGAGAGCGGTGATTTTATTGTTGAAACAGGCGTATCTCAGTTAACAGAAGGTCAGCAGGTTAAAGCGTGGGTTAAAGAGGCAGGGATCTAG
- a CDS encoding efflux RND transporter periplasmic adaptor subunit — protein sequence MILRKYSSLFLTVAALSGCGIETEHRPKPSLTVDVLTLDAPISEQHRVFNGVVEAADLTPLAFRIEGELTQILVKEGDAIASGQPIALLNNQKYQQNLNNAQARFDLASKQLERAKDLYRQAMISKAQFDELSATFKLAKAQRDTAKTMLSYTRLNAPFDGVISSVEKQSHESVTPGEVVVTLYRPDQLHVKINISDTILALMDPTGKNRTYQPYVAFAGSQKRHPMQYLEHTTELHPQSRSYEFWLSREQLATPVLPGSSAIVYVDMTAAGMGTHQGYLIPMTALDAGQKQGQFYIWKLQDERAYRYPITVDEILGNGAIVSLGVDQGDVIISSNIRKLREGMEIKGVQL from the coding sequence ATGATATTACGCAAATATTCATCACTTTTTCTTACCGTAGCAGCCTTATCGGGATGTGGAATAGAAACCGAACACCGTCCAAAGCCAAGTTTGACCGTTGATGTGTTGACGTTAGATGCTCCTATTTCGGAACAACATCGAGTGTTTAACGGGGTGGTAGAGGCTGCGGATTTAACCCCACTTGCGTTTCGCATTGAAGGGGAGTTAACCCAGATTTTAGTTAAAGAAGGTGATGCGATTGCATCAGGACAGCCTATTGCACTGTTGAATAATCAAAAGTATCAACAAAATTTGAATAATGCTCAAGCTCGCTTCGATCTTGCCTCTAAGCAACTAGAGCGGGCAAAAGATCTCTATCGCCAAGCGATGATTTCTAAAGCGCAGTTTGATGAGTTGTCAGCGACATTCAAGTTGGCGAAAGCGCAACGTGATACCGCTAAAACAATGCTCTCTTATACGCGGCTTAATGCCCCGTTTGATGGTGTTATTTCCTCTGTAGAAAAACAAAGTCATGAGAGTGTGACTCCGGGAGAGGTGGTGGTGACTTTGTACCGACCGGATCAGTTGCACGTTAAGATCAATATTTCTGACACTATCCTCGCCTTAATGGACCCGACAGGGAAAAATAGAACCTACCAACCATATGTCGCATTTGCTGGCAGTCAAAAACGTCATCCGATGCAGTACTTAGAACATACCACCGAACTTCATCCTCAAAGTCGCTCTTATGAGTTTTGGCTATCAAGAGAGCAGCTTGCAACCCCCGTATTACCTGGGTCAAGTGCGATTGTTTATGTGGATATGACAGCTGCAGGTATGGGAACTCATCAAGGTTATCTCATTCCAATGACTGCCTTGGATGCTGGTCAGAAGCAAGGGCAGTTCTATATTTGGAAGCTGCAAGATGAGCGAGCATATCGATATCCGATTACCGTGGATGAAATTTTAGGTAATGGAGCGATTGTCTCTTTGGGTGTTGATCAAGGTGATGTGATTATTAGTTCGAATATTCGCAAGCTAAGAGAAGGTATGGAAATCAAAGGAGTTCAGCTGTGA
- a CDS encoding efflux RND transporter permease subunit has translation MNIAEYSIKNKVISWLFLVILTVGGVTSFLDLGRLEDPAFTIKEAMIISSYPGATSQEVEEELTYPLEQEIRKLPYIDKIVSTSSNGLSQIMVTMEMTYGPDELPQIWDEMRRKINDLQPKLPSGVNSIQIMDDFGDVYGIMLMLTGDGYDYVELKRYADYLRRDLELVDGVGKVSIAGEQQEQLFVEVSLEQMAAFNLDMSTVVGLLSRQNSIQSSGEVMVNGENLVIRPSGTMTSEQQLEDLIIHGRDTGNLIRLKDVATVSRGIQEKPGNIITYNGEPAINLAISFASSVNVVEVGKALEAKIDELESIKPAGINLHYFYNQSAEVDKSVFDFVISLVEAVAIVIVVLLFTMGVRSGLIIGIVLLLTVFGTFILMNQFAIELHRISLGALIIALGMLVDNAIVVVEGILVGMKKGQTKLQASKDIVKQTQWPLLGATIIAITAFAPIGLSEDATGEFMGSLFWVLCFSLFLSWITAITLTPFLADLLFKDEKLDDGEEVADPYKGVLFTVFGGVLTFALRFRWLTIATMVALLVAAVAGFGMVKQSFFPPSNTPMFYVDLWMPEGTDIRQTVKQVKQVERFIRSKDNVEFVTSSTGQGLQRFALTYQPEKSYEAYAQLQIRTVDRESMFDVLYQLDQELPSQFNQATFQIKLMEFGPSPASKIEARITGSDPQILREIATQVEDILLTDPGARNVRHDWRERTKEIVPVFNESKARRLGISKQDLSETLQMAFGGTPIGLLRDGTHMLPIVARLPEQERVDYESLANAKLWSPTLQIYVPLEQVIDGVELAWQEPLIQRRDRKRTLTVLADHDVLGDETADALFKRVKPQVEQLELPEGYRISWGGEYESSKEAQEALFGSLPMGYLLMFIITMLLFNSFRKPFVIWMTVPLSIIGVAIGLLATNMPFSFTAFLGLLSLSGMILKNGIVLLDQINIELSSGKPKYQAVYDSAISRVRPVSMAAITTILGMLPLVFDAFFGSMAITIMAGLGFATILTLIVVPVLFAIVYRIDPVTA, from the coding sequence GTGAATATTGCAGAGTATTCGATTAAAAATAAAGTGATCAGTTGGCTGTTCTTAGTCATCTTAACCGTTGGTGGCGTCACCTCTTTTCTGGATTTGGGGCGACTAGAAGATCCTGCATTCACGATTAAAGAAGCGATGATTATTTCGAGCTACCCCGGAGCGACCTCACAAGAGGTAGAGGAGGAGCTGACTTACCCACTCGAACAAGAAATCCGCAAATTACCCTATATCGATAAGATTGTGTCAACGTCGTCCAATGGATTGTCGCAAATCATGGTTACCATGGAAATGACCTACGGTCCTGACGAGTTACCACAGATTTGGGATGAGATGCGCCGTAAGATTAATGACTTGCAACCTAAGCTACCAAGCGGTGTCAATTCAATCCAAATCATGGATGATTTCGGTGACGTATACGGCATTATGCTGATGCTCACTGGTGACGGTTATGATTACGTTGAACTAAAACGTTATGCTGATTATTTACGTCGTGATCTTGAACTCGTCGATGGCGTTGGCAAAGTATCCATTGCTGGTGAGCAACAAGAACAGTTGTTTGTCGAGGTCTCTCTAGAGCAGATGGCTGCGTTTAACCTCGATATGTCAACAGTTGTCGGTTTGTTAAGTCGACAAAATAGTATCCAATCATCGGGTGAGGTAATGGTTAATGGCGAGAACTTAGTTATTCGCCCGAGTGGGACCATGACCAGTGAACAACAACTGGAAGACCTAATTATCCATGGTCGTGATACTGGTAATTTAATCCGCTTAAAAGATGTGGCAACGGTCTCTCGTGGCATACAAGAAAAGCCTGGCAACATTATTACTTACAATGGCGAACCGGCGATTAATTTAGCGATTTCTTTTGCGTCGAGCGTCAACGTGGTCGAAGTGGGTAAGGCCTTAGAGGCGAAAATAGACGAGCTAGAGTCAATCAAACCCGCAGGTATTAATCTGCACTATTTCTATAATCAGTCGGCTGAAGTTGATAAGTCAGTGTTTGATTTTGTGATTAGCTTGGTTGAAGCCGTTGCAATAGTCATTGTTGTCTTGCTATTTACGATGGGAGTTCGTAGTGGGCTGATTATCGGTATCGTATTGCTGTTAACAGTATTTGGTACCTTCATTTTGATGAACCAGTTTGCGATAGAGCTACATCGAATATCTCTAGGTGCTTTGATTATCGCCTTGGGTATGCTGGTGGACAACGCGATTGTTGTGGTTGAAGGCATTTTGGTCGGGATGAAAAAAGGTCAAACCAAATTGCAAGCTTCAAAGGATATCGTAAAACAAACGCAATGGCCGTTACTCGGCGCGACAATCATTGCTATCACTGCTTTTGCTCCAATTGGCTTGTCAGAAGACGCGACGGGCGAGTTTATGGGGTCGCTATTTTGGGTTCTTTGCTTCTCGTTATTTTTAAGTTGGATTACCGCGATAACCTTGACGCCTTTTCTTGCTGACTTGTTATTTAAAGATGAAAAACTTGATGATGGTGAGGAAGTTGCGGATCCATATAAAGGCGTATTATTCACGGTCTTTGGTGGAGTACTTACGTTTGCGCTGAGATTTAGATGGTTAACCATTGCCACTATGGTTGCGTTACTTGTTGCGGCAGTGGCTGGGTTTGGTATGGTGAAACAATCCTTCTTCCCGCCTTCAAATACGCCAATGTTTTATGTCGATCTCTGGATGCCTGAAGGTACGGATATCCGCCAAACGGTAAAACAAGTGAAACAAGTTGAACGCTTCATTCGTTCGAAAGACAATGTTGAGTTTGTGACATCTTCTACTGGTCAAGGTTTACAACGTTTTGCTCTAACTTATCAACCAGAAAAAAGCTACGAAGCGTACGCGCAATTACAGATTCGGACGGTTGATCGTGAGTCAATGTTTGACGTGTTATATCAACTTGATCAAGAGCTTCCAAGTCAGTTCAATCAGGCGACATTTCAGATCAAGTTAATGGAGTTTGGACCTTCACCAGCATCGAAAATTGAGGCGCGAATCACGGGCTCAGATCCTCAAATATTGCGAGAGATCGCCACACAAGTTGAGGACATACTGTTAACTGACCCTGGTGCACGTAACGTCCGTCATGATTGGCGTGAAAGAACCAAAGAAATTGTGCCGGTGTTTAATGAATCCAAGGCGCGCAGATTAGGTATTTCTAAACAGGATCTGTCTGAAACATTGCAGATGGCATTTGGGGGGACACCCATTGGTCTGCTTCGTGATGGTACGCATATGTTACCGATAGTCGCCCGTCTTCCGGAACAAGAGCGCGTGGATTATGAATCACTTGCTAACGCTAAATTATGGAGCCCGACATTACAAATATACGTGCCATTAGAGCAAGTTATTGATGGTGTTGAATTGGCATGGCAAGAGCCTTTAATTCAACGCAGAGACAGAAAGCGCACGCTAACAGTACTGGCGGACCATGACGTGTTAGGTGATGAAACGGCAGATGCACTATTCAAACGTGTGAAACCGCAGGTAGAACAGCTCGAATTACCTGAAGGTTACCGTATCTCTTGGGGAGGAGAATATGAATCCTCTAAAGAGGCACAAGAGGCGCTCTTTGGCTCTTTGCCTATGGGTTATTTACTGATGTTCATTATTACCATGCTCTTATTTAACTCATTCCGTAAGCCTTTCGTGATATGGATGACTGTGCCACTTTCTATCATTGGTGTAGCAATTGGTTTGCTGGCAACCAACATGCCGTTTAGCTTTACAGCATTCTTGGGGCTATTGAGCTTGAGTGGAATGATTTTGAAAAATGGCATTGTTCTGCTCGACCAAATTAACATTGAGTTGAGCTCAGGAAAACCTAAATACCAAGCGGTTTATGACAGTGCTATATCAAGGGTAAGACCTGTGAGTATGGCAGCGATTACCACCATCCTGGGTATGTTACCTTTGGTATTTGATGCATTTTTTGGCTCAATGGCGATTACCATCATGGCGGGTCTCGGTTTTGCAACGATACTGACACTGATCGTCGTCCCCGTTTTGTTCGCTATCGTCTATCGAATAGACCCTGTCACTGCATAA